In Lusitaniella coriacea LEGE 07157, the following are encoded in one genomic region:
- a CDS encoding GAF domain-containing protein, protein MSLTAPPSQNHQEDSNSGVLIARELAEKSTNFRKLIAAILSWTGKEPFLTQVICRLIAEADDSPPDGEEAEWVDRLIRTYLLDNWQEREELKPVHAIRDRLSQPKARNIKLLKEYRKILQHGEINATSNSEQKELRLIGLVVKQQGKLKVHNWFYASVFDLEWVDKTLQELLDSVEPSDDEFLKTFSDLERKLLMSQVDILAQAENNKDDQGAAQALYEVLRDVTAKVGEILGADRTTIFLLNEEKTELWSLVAQSDGDEFLDIQVRVGEGIAGQVASSKKIIHIGENVYEDPRSRLVQEYDKKYGYQTENILAFPILDDRQELISVIQLLNKHQRSGNSHKGFTAVDIERLAKCVLPIRRILESCQSCYKATKKLRATAALAEATRSLDQVNLDTKAILQRVMNAAKKLMNADRSTLWLVDPERGDLWTNIPGKGEIRCPMGVGFAGQVAKTGDPTIIPFDLYDNPNAENAKNTDRQTRYRTCSLLCMPVFSPDGKLLGVTQLVNKRKSGNHPEYNPDDWPEVPNYFKASFDKNDRQSMQVFNQRVGVILQFVQTHEQLKRLTTIEPKEAVHKTLAVFSSAMVEQSEDAFAETLCHMLTFMSASISKYMECEYAHLFFLNPDTQQLWSFIAQNPGESPTEISLSSNRGIARKVIENPAIKVKNPIKHLKDALIYAGIDRKKQNSLQNILLFPIVNSHRQTIALIRLLNKFQSPLLPGIPLESQVDLNGFNPTDATKITQRTQALLPILQAFQTFHQEIQTIQEQRQAIDSLYQAINTVSQGGGSLSAILQKVVQAAKKLTNADRSTLWLFDREFQELWTQIPRKDGSLEEVRIPLGAGFAGKVAQTQKPVEVSFDMQNRTDAELARKIDRGSGYRTFSLLCMPVLDSNGELLAVTQLANKRKMGEFPASEGDEVPEEFRISFDDRDRRDMEIFNNQVGVMLSSVL, encoded by the coding sequence ATGAGTTTAACTGCCCCCCCCTCTCAAAATCATCAGGAAGATAGCAATAGCGGCGTTCTAATTGCTAGAGAATTAGCTGAAAAATCTACGAACTTCAGAAAACTCATCGCTGCCATTCTTAGTTGGACGGGAAAAGAACCCTTCCTCACTCAAGTGATTTGTCGGCTGATTGCTGAGGCGGACGATTCCCCTCCCGATGGGGAAGAAGCCGAATGGGTCGATCGTTTAATTCGTACTTATTTGCTGGATAATTGGCAAGAGAGAGAAGAATTAAAACCCGTTCATGCAATTCGCGATCGCCTTTCTCAACCCAAAGCGCGGAATATTAAACTCCTCAAAGAGTATCGAAAAATCCTGCAACACGGAGAAATCAACGCGACGAGTAATTCCGAACAAAAGGAATTGCGCTTGATTGGGTTGGTGGTCAAACAACAAGGCAAGCTGAAGGTTCATAACTGGTTTTATGCTTCGGTTTTTGACCTGGAATGGGTCGATAAAACCCTACAAGAATTGCTGGATTCCGTCGAACCGAGCGACGATGAATTTCTCAAAACCTTTTCGGACTTAGAGCGCAAATTACTGATGTCCCAGGTGGACATTTTAGCGCAAGCGGAAAACAATAAAGACGATCAAGGTGCCGCTCAAGCCTTGTACGAGGTGTTGCGAGATGTCACAGCGAAAGTAGGGGAAATTTTGGGTGCAGACCGCACGACGATTTTCCTATTGAATGAAGAAAAAACCGAACTGTGGTCTTTGGTTGCGCAAAGCGACGGGGACGAATTTCTCGATATTCAAGTGCGCGTTGGCGAAGGGATTGCGGGTCAGGTCGCGTCTAGTAAGAAGATCATTCATATTGGGGAGAATGTTTACGAAGATCCGCGATCGCGCCTCGTTCAAGAATACGACAAAAAATACGGCTACCAAACCGAAAACATCCTTGCTTTCCCCATCCTCGACGACCGCCAAGAATTAATCTCCGTCATCCAACTCCTCAACAAACACCAACGGTCGGGAAACTCTCACAAAGGCTTTACCGCCGTCGATATCGAGCGTTTGGCAAAGTGCGTTCTTCCCATTCGACGCATCCTGGAAAGCTGTCAATCCTGTTATAAAGCCACCAAAAAGCTCAGAGCAACCGCCGCTCTCGCCGAAGCAACCCGTTCTCTCGATCAGGTGAACTTAGACACCAAAGCCATCCTACAACGGGTGATGAATGCGGCAAAGAAATTGATGAATGCCGACCGCAGCACCCTTTGGCTGGTCGATCCCGAACGGGGAGATTTATGGACGAATATTCCCGGAAAAGGCGAAATTCGCTGTCCGATGGGGGTCGGGTTTGCCGGACAAGTAGCAAAAACTGGGGACCCCACGATCATTCCCTTCGATCTCTACGACAACCCCAACGCGGAAAATGCCAAGAACACCGATCGACAAACCCGCTATCGAACCTGTAGTTTGTTGTGTATGCCCGTGTTTAGTCCCGATGGCAAATTGCTGGGGGTCACTCAACTGGTCAACAAGCGAAAATCTGGCAATCACCCAGAATACAATCCCGATGATTGGCCCGAAGTTCCCAATTATTTTAAGGCGAGTTTTGATAAAAACGATCGCCAATCCATGCAGGTTTTCAATCAACGGGTGGGTGTCATTCTTCAATTCGTGCAAACCCACGAACAACTGAAGCGACTGACCACTATCGAACCGAAGGAAGCGGTTCATAAAACCCTTGCAGTCTTCAGCAGTGCAATGGTCGAACAAAGCGAGGATGCTTTTGCTGAAACCCTGTGCCATATGCTGACATTTATGAGTGCATCCATTAGTAAGTATATGGAGTGCGAATACGCCCATCTGTTCTTTTTGAATCCAGATACCCAGCAGCTTTGGTCGTTTATCGCTCAGAATCCAGGGGAAAGTCCCACAGAAATTAGTCTCTCATCGAATCGGGGAATTGCGCGTAAAGTTATTGAAAATCCCGCGATTAAAGTCAAAAATCCGATTAAGCATTTGAAGGACGCTTTGATCTATGCAGGGATCGATCGGAAGAAGCAGAATTCTTTGCAAAATATTTTGTTATTTCCCATCGTGAATTCTCATCGGCAAACGATCGCGTTGATTCGGTTGCTTAATAAATTTCAATCTCCCCTCTTACCGGGAATCCCCTTGGAATCTCAGGTGGATCTCAACGGTTTTAATCCCACCGATGCAACGAAAATAACGCAACGAACGCAAGCATTATTGCCAATTCTCCAAGCGTTCCAAACATTCCATCAAGAAATTCAAACGATTCAAGAACAGCGACAGGCAATTGATTCTCTCTATCAAGCGATTAATACCGTTAGTCAGGGGGGAGGGAGTCTCAGTGCGATTCTTCAGAAGGTAGTGCAGGCGGCGAAAAAACTCACCAATGCCGATCGCAGTACGCTGTGGCTTTTCGATCGCGAGTTTCAGGAGTTGTGGACGCAAATCCCTCGAAAAGATGGCTCCCTAGAGGAGGTTAGGATTCCTTTGGGGGCGGGTTTTGCCGGAAAAGTGGCACAAACGCAAAAACCGGTCGAGGTTTCCTTCGATATGCAAAATCGGACTGATGCGGAGTTAGCGCGAAAAATCGACCGAGGATCGGGGTATCGGACGTTTAGCTTGCTGTGTATGCCCGTATTGGATTCTAATGGCGAATTACTGGCGGTGACTCAGTTGGCGAACAAGCGAAAGATGGGAGAGTTTCCGGCTTCTGAGGGGGATGAAGTACCAGAGGAGTTTAGAATTAGCTTTGACGATCGCGATCGGCGAGATATGGAAATTTTCAATAATCAAGTGGGCGTGATGCTATCGTCAGTCCTGTAA
- the trmD gene encoding tRNA (guanosine(37)-N1)-methyltransferase TrmD, with product MRFDLITLFPDFFTSPFSSGLLGKALAKKIAEVHCCNPRDFATDKHRRVDDEPYGGGVGMLLKPEPLFAAVESLPTLPRREIILMSPQGEPLKQPLLQGLAHNYDQLIVICGHYEGVDDRVREHLVTREISLGDFVLTCGEIPALALINGVVRLLPGTVGKEESLKAESFESGLLDYPQYTRPAVFRDWEVPEILRSGNHGAIARWRMEAQIQRTKERRPDLWEKRGDFS from the coding sequence ATGCGCTTTGATTTAATTACCCTCTTTCCCGATTTTTTTACCTCGCCCTTCTCGTCGGGTTTGTTGGGTAAAGCCCTTGCAAAGAAAATTGCAGAGGTTCATTGTTGCAATCCGCGCGATTTTGCCACCGATAAGCATCGGCGCGTTGATGATGAACCCTACGGCGGCGGCGTGGGAATGTTGCTCAAACCGGAACCTTTGTTTGCGGCGGTTGAGTCGTTACCCACACTACCGAGGCGAGAAATTATTTTGATGTCGCCCCAAGGCGAACCTCTCAAACAGCCGTTATTGCAAGGGTTAGCTCACAATTACGACCAACTCATTGTAATTTGCGGGCATTATGAGGGGGTGGACGATCGCGTGCGGGAACATTTGGTGACGCGGGAGATTTCTTTGGGGGATTTTGTTCTCACTTGTGGCGAAATTCCGGCGTTGGCGTTGATTAACGGAGTCGTGCGCCTGCTACCGGGAACGGTGGGGAAGGAAGAGTCTTTGAAGGCGGAGAGTTTTGAGTCGGGTTTGCTCGATTATCCTCAATATACGCGACCTGCGGTTTTTCGGGACTGGGAGGTTCCAGAGATTTTGCGTTCAGGCAATCATGGCGCGATCGCGCGATGGCGGATGGAAGCACAAATTCAACGCACCAAAGAACGCCGTCCGGATTTGTGGGAGAAGCGGGGGGATTTCAGTTAA
- the leuS gene encoding leucine--tRNA ligase, with protein MESRYNAAAIEKKWQKEWDERGLDKTPEDKTKPKFYALSMFPYPSGNLHMGHVRNYTITDAIARLKRMQGYRVLHPMGWDAFGLPAENAAIDRGVPPAQWTNQNIAHMKGQLQQLGFSLDWEREVATCAPDYYKWTQWIFLQFLEAGLAYQKEAAVNWDPIDQTVLANEQVDSEGRSWRSGAIVERKLLRQWFFKITDYAEQLLNDLDKLDGWPDRVKTMQANWIGKSVGATLEFPVVGMDEKIGVFTTRPDTVYGVSYVVLAPEHPLTPKVTSKSQKQAVNAFIKEIAEESELERTAEGKPKRGIPTGGKAINPFTGEEIPIWIADYVLYEYGTGAVMGVPAHDKRDFQFAGENNLPIKTVIIPEGGDANDPLDAAYVEPGIMVNSGQFDGLPSSEGKEKIIAYAEKKGYGKARIQYRLRDWLISRQRYWGAPIPVIHCPSCGIVPVPNADLPVPLPENVEFSGRGPSPLAQMDDWVNVPCPSCGEPAKRETDTMDTFIDSSWYFLRYPDAQNEQEICEKDKVNDWMPVDQYVGGIEHAILHLLYSRFVTKGLRDRGLLDFDEPFQRLLTQGMVQGKTYFNPNKGGKDKWIPSASVNPNDPRDPQTNEPLELCYATMSKSKGNGVAPEDVISNYGVDTARMFILFKAPPEKDLEWDDADVEGQFRFLNRVWRLVADFVGMDPNKKSKKKLKDKVSLTKEEKNLRRAIHTAIKEVSEDMEGDYQFNTAISELMKLSNALSDFPRKESPVYREGIETLTILMAPFAPHIADELWHELGYKTSVHSASWVKCDPEALVVDEITLVIQVMGKKRDVIQVPASASKAELEQYARESEGVQKYLEGKEIKKVIVVPGKLVNFVAM; from the coding sequence GTGGAATCCCGATACAATGCAGCCGCGATCGAAAAGAAGTGGCAGAAAGAATGGGACGAACGGGGTTTAGATAAAACCCCTGAAGACAAAACCAAGCCCAAATTTTATGCCTTATCCATGTTTCCCTACCCGTCTGGGAACCTACACATGGGTCACGTTCGCAACTATACGATTACGGACGCGATCGCGCGCCTCAAGCGGATGCAAGGATATCGGGTACTGCACCCAATGGGTTGGGATGCTTTTGGGTTACCAGCAGAAAATGCCGCGATCGATCGCGGCGTTCCCCCCGCCCAGTGGACGAATCAAAACATCGCCCACATGAAAGGGCAATTGCAACAATTGGGATTCTCCCTCGATTGGGAGAGGGAAGTTGCCACCTGCGCGCCGGATTACTACAAATGGACGCAGTGGATTTTCTTGCAATTCCTTGAAGCGGGATTGGCGTATCAAAAAGAAGCTGCGGTAAATTGGGACCCCATCGATCAAACCGTTCTCGCCAACGAACAGGTGGACAGTGAAGGGCGTTCCTGGCGTTCCGGCGCGATCGTCGAACGCAAACTTTTGCGCCAGTGGTTCTTCAAAATCACCGACTACGCCGAACAACTCCTCAACGATCTCGATAAATTGGATGGTTGGCCCGATCGCGTCAAAACCATGCAAGCCAATTGGATCGGTAAATCAGTCGGCGCAACCTTAGAATTTCCCGTTGTGGGAATGGACGAAAAAATCGGCGTATTCACCACCCGTCCCGACACCGTTTATGGCGTGAGCTATGTCGTTCTCGCCCCAGAACACCCTTTAACTCCAAAAGTTACCTCAAAAAGCCAAAAACAGGCAGTTAATGCCTTTATCAAAGAAATTGCCGAAGAAAGCGAACTCGAACGCACCGCCGAAGGCAAACCCAAGCGGGGCATTCCCACCGGAGGCAAAGCGATTAATCCCTTCACCGGGGAAGAAATTCCCATCTGGATTGCGGATTACGTTCTTTATGAATACGGTACAGGGGCAGTGATGGGCGTTCCCGCCCACGATAAGCGGGATTTTCAATTTGCCGGGGAAAACAACCTTCCCATCAAAACCGTCATTATTCCCGAAGGAGGCGATGCGAATGACCCCTTAGATGCCGCATACGTCGAACCCGGAATCATGGTCAATTCCGGTCAATTTGACGGTCTTCCCTCCTCGGAAGGGAAAGAAAAAATCATCGCCTATGCCGAAAAAAAAGGTTACGGCAAAGCGAGAATCCAATACCGCCTCCGAGATTGGTTGATTTCCCGCCAGCGATACTGGGGTGCGCCCATTCCCGTCATCCACTGTCCCAGTTGCGGCATCGTTCCCGTTCCCAACGCAGACTTACCCGTTCCCTTACCCGAAAACGTCGAATTTTCCGGGCGGGGTCCCTCTCCCCTCGCGCAGATGGACGATTGGGTAAACGTTCCCTGTCCTAGTTGCGGCGAACCAGCTAAACGGGAAACTGACACGATGGACACGTTCATCGATTCATCTTGGTATTTCTTGCGCTATCCCGATGCCCAAAACGAGCAAGAAATTTGCGAAAAAGATAAAGTCAACGATTGGATGCCCGTAGATCAGTACGTGGGCGGAATCGAACACGCAATCTTACACTTGTTATACTCCCGCTTCGTCACCAAAGGCTTGCGAGACAGGGGATTGCTCGATTTTGACGAACCCTTCCAACGCTTGTTAACTCAAGGGATGGTGCAGGGAAAAACCTACTTCAATCCCAATAAAGGGGGGAAAGATAAATGGATTCCTTCAGCATCCGTTAACCCCAACGACCCTCGCGACCCCCAAACCAACGAACCTTTAGAATTGTGCTACGCCACCATGTCTAAATCCAAAGGCAATGGCGTTGCGCCAGAAGATGTGATTTCCAATTATGGTGTGGATACGGCGCGAATGTTCATTTTGTTCAAAGCACCGCCAGAGAAGGATTTGGAGTGGGACGATGCGGATGTGGAAGGGCAATTCCGCTTTTTGAACCGCGTGTGGCGTTTGGTTGCGGATTTTGTGGGGATGGATCCCAATAAAAAATCCAAGAAAAAGTTGAAGGATAAAGTATCTCTTACTAAAGAAGAGAAAAACTTACGCAGGGCAATCCATACGGCGATTAAGGAAGTTTCAGAAGATATGGAAGGGGATTATCAGTTTAATACGGCGATCTCTGAGTTAATGAAGCTTAGTAATGCCCTCTCAGATTTTCCTCGCAAAGAGTCTCCTGTTTATCGGGAAGGAATTGAAACCTTAACGATTTTAATGGCTCCCTTTGCTCCCCACATCGCCGATGAATTGTGGCACGAGTTGGGGTATAAAACCTCCGTTCACAGCGCATCCTGGGTTAAATGCGACCCCGAAGCGTTGGTTGTGGACGAAATTACTCTCGTGATTCAAGTAATGGGTAAAAAGCGGGATGTGATTCAAGTTCCGGCGAGTGCGAGTAAGGCGGAGTTGGAACAATACGCCCGCGAATCGGAGGGAGTTCAGAAGTATCTTGAGGGCAAAGAGATTAAGAAGGTTATTGTTGTCCCTGGGAAATTGGTGAATTTCGTGGCGATGTAA
- a CDS encoding dihydrolipoamide acetyltransferase family protein, with translation MIHDIFMPALSSTMTEGKIVSWAKAPGDKVGKGETVVVVESDKADMDVESFYEGYLAAIIVEEGQEAPVGSAIALLAETEAEIETAQQQASSSVSSAPEQKEAAPQPTATPSPEPAATPAASSNQNGRIIASPRARKRAKELKVDLATLQGSGPYGRIVAEDVEAVAGKPSTPTTALATQVAPTQISPPPAPKAVPQQVVASGQTVPLNTLQKAVVRGMVASLEVPTFHVGYTIATDELDKLYKKIKPKGVTMTALLAKAVAIALQKHPIVNATYTEQGIQYNSNINVSVAVAMPGGGLITPVLQNADQIDIYSLSRTWKDLVNRARAKQLQPEEYNSGTFTLSNLGMFGVDRFDAILPVPQSAILAIGASRPQVVATADGVMRVQRQMQVNITCDHRLVYGADAAAFLQDLAKLIETDAHSLTL, from the coding sequence ATGATTCACGATATTTTCATGCCCGCGCTCAGCTCTACAATGACCGAAGGTAAAATCGTCTCGTGGGCTAAAGCCCCAGGAGATAAAGTGGGAAAAGGTGAAACGGTGGTCGTGGTTGAGTCTGACAAAGCCGATATGGATGTGGAATCTTTCTACGAAGGTTATCTCGCCGCGATTATTGTTGAAGAAGGACAAGAAGCGCCCGTCGGTTCGGCAATTGCCTTACTCGCTGAAACCGAAGCAGAAATTGAAACCGCCCAACAACAAGCATCCTCAAGCGTTAGCAGCGCCCCAGAACAAAAAGAAGCAGCCCCTCAACCGACTGCAACGCCTAGCCCGGAACCCGCAGCAACGCCTGCTGCCTCCAGCAATCAAAATGGACGAATTATCGCCTCTCCTCGCGCGCGCAAACGAGCGAAAGAACTCAAGGTTGACTTGGCAACCCTTCAAGGTAGCGGACCCTACGGGCGCATCGTTGCAGAGGATGTGGAAGCAGTCGCAGGGAAGCCATCAACTCCAACGACGGCATTAGCCACTCAAGTTGCCCCCACTCAAATTTCTCCGCCTCCTGCACCCAAAGCCGTACCGCAACAGGTTGTCGCGTCGGGGCAAACGGTTCCTTTGAATACGTTGCAAAAAGCCGTTGTGCGGGGGATGGTTGCGAGTTTGGAAGTCCCCACCTTCCATGTGGGTTACACCATTGCTACAGACGAACTAGACAAGCTTTATAAAAAGATTAAGCCCAAGGGCGTGACCATGACTGCGTTGTTGGCAAAAGCGGTCGCGATCGCGCTACAAAAACATCCTATCGTCAACGCAACCTATACCGAACAGGGGATTCAATACAACAGCAATATTAATGTCTCCGTTGCCGTTGCCATGCCGGGAGGGGGACTCATTACCCCAGTGTTGCAAAATGCCGACCAAATTGATATCTATTCTCTCTCGCGCACTTGGAAAGATTTGGTCAATCGCGCCAGAGCCAAACAATTGCAACCGGAAGAGTACAATAGCGGGACATTTACCCTTTCCAATTTAGGGATGTTTGGAGTCGATCGTTTTGATGCGATTCTCCCCGTTCCCCAAAGTGCGATCCTTGCTATCGGTGCATCTCGTCCCCAAGTGGTTGCGACTGCGGATGGAGTAATGCGGGTACAGCGTCAGATGCAAGTGAATATTACCTGCGATCATCGCCTGGTTTACGGCGCGGATGCGGCTGCATTCTTGCAAGATTTAGCGAAGTTAATTGAAACGGACGCACATTCCCTAACGCTGTAA
- a CDS encoding phycobiliprotein lyase — translation MDAMKFFQHSAGKWRSQRTTHHLPFRRAETGGSEILVESLGADDPKIIEICQMHDVDPNLAVGGAFVSWDGAMAWDKEGEDHKGTTVFSLIPDSDNPRKGKLLRERGYAEIVPIAGHYEMDEEDGLNLITDYETMSIVERFWFVTPNLRLRSSTVKRFGGFNTATFCIESRIDETSSDENSTATADSLKEQPTFAISGW, via the coding sequence ATGGACGCAATGAAATTTTTCCAACACAGTGCTGGGAAATGGCGTTCGCAACGCACAACCCATCATCTCCCCTTCAGGCGTGCAGAGACGGGGGGGTCTGAAATTTTGGTGGAATCCTTGGGCGCTGACGATCCTAAAATTATTGAAATTTGTCAAATGCACGATGTCGATCCCAATTTAGCGGTGGGCGGTGCTTTCGTCAGTTGGGATGGCGCAATGGCGTGGGATAAGGAAGGGGAAGATCATAAAGGGACGACGGTTTTTTCATTGATTCCCGACTCCGATAACCCCAGAAAAGGCAAGCTGTTGCGGGAAAGAGGTTATGCCGAAATCGTCCCGATTGCAGGTCATTATGAAATGGATGAGGAAGATGGTCTGAATTTGATTACAGACTATGAAACCATGAGCATTGTCGAGCGCTTTTGGTTTGTTACCCCCAACCTTCGCTTGCGCAGTAGTACAGTTAAGCGTTTCGGCGGCTTCAACACGGCAACCTTTTGCATTGAGTCTCGCATTGATGAAACATCTTCCGACGAGAACTCTACTGCGACAGCAGATTCCCTAAAAGAGCAACCTACTTTTGCAATTAGTGGTTGGTAA
- the isiD gene encoding protein IsiD — MTQTLSNSKQDLANVTVEEVARLALRLEQDDYENPFEALGDWHLLRAIAFQNSELVEPYLYLLDIEAYDEA; from the coding sequence ATGACACAAACTTTAAGCAATTCTAAGCAAGATTTGGCAAACGTAACCGTCGAAGAGGTTGCTCGGTTGGCGTTGCGTTTGGAGCAAGATGATTACGAAAATCCTTTTGAAGCTTTGGGCGATTGGCATCTGCTGCGCGCGATCGCGTTTCAAAATTCAGAGTTAGTAGAACCTTATCTCTACCTGCTGGATATTGAAGCTTATGACGAAGCCTGA
- the coaBC gene encoding bifunctional phosphopantothenoylcysteine decarboxylase/phosphopantothenate--cysteine ligase CoaBC: MLRGKRVLIGIGGGIAAYKVCEVISSLFKAGAQVRVILTESATAFITPLTVSTLSRHPAYRDRDFWQPTHQRPLHIELGEWAEIFLIAPLTANTLGKLACGLADNLLTNTVLASRCPILLAPAMNTEMWEQLAVQRNWQQLRQDPRYHSVGPDAGLLACDRVGTGRMAEPTEIFLALQSLLYTQGKRDLVGKQILISGGGTREFLDPVRFIGNPSTGKMGLALAQAAFYRGASVTLVCAPLEGSVPVQILEIANAAQMREAMLQCLPKADWIVMSAAVADVKPASYTPHKLPKKALPDCLPLEPVPDILAELGTKKHPHQRLIGFAAQTGDIVKPALEKLQRKNLDAIAANPIDRAGAGFASNTNEAVFLDRAGRQQTIPSCTKLELAHQLFDFIQTVK, translated from the coding sequence ATGCTTCGAGGGAAACGAGTTCTAATCGGGATAGGCGGCGGAATCGCCGCCTATAAAGTTTGTGAAGTTATTTCCTCTCTCTTTAAAGCTGGGGCGCAGGTTCGCGTTATCCTCACAGAAAGTGCCACGGCGTTTATTACCCCTTTGACGGTATCAACCCTCAGTCGCCATCCGGCTTACCGCGATCGCGATTTTTGGCAACCCACCCACCAACGCCCGCTACACATTGAATTAGGGGAATGGGCGGAAATCTTCCTTATTGCCCCCCTAACCGCCAACACCCTGGGAAAACTCGCTTGCGGACTCGCAGATAATTTATTAACCAACACTGTTCTGGCATCTCGCTGTCCGATATTACTCGCCCCGGCAATGAATACGGAAATGTGGGAACAGCTTGCGGTGCAACGCAATTGGCAGCAATTGCGGCAAGATCCTCGATATCATAGCGTGGGTCCCGATGCGGGTTTATTGGCGTGCGATCGCGTGGGAACCGGACGGATGGCAGAACCCACAGAAATTTTCCTCGCCCTGCAATCCCTTCTCTATACCCAAGGCAAACGAGATTTAGTCGGCAAACAGATTTTAATTAGTGGTGGGGGAACGCGAGAATTCCTCGATCCCGTTCGCTTCATTGGCAATCCCTCAACGGGGAAAATGGGACTGGCACTCGCTCAAGCGGCATTTTATCGCGGGGCATCTGTGACGTTGGTTTGCGCGCCCCTAGAAGGTTCTGTCCCGGTTCAAATCCTGGAGATCGCCAACGCCGCTCAAATGCGAGAAGCAATGCTACAATGCCTTCCCAAAGCCGATTGGATTGTCATGTCTGCGGCAGTTGCCGATGTTAAACCCGCGAGCTATACTCCCCACAAACTCCCGAAAAAAGCGCTTCCCGACTGCTTGCCCTTAGAACCCGTTCCGGATATTTTGGCGGAGTTGGGAACGAAGAAACACCCTCACCAACGGCTGATTGGGTTTGCCGCCCAAACCGGGGATATTGTTAAACCGGCGCTAGAAAAGTTACAGCGTAAAAACCTGGACGCGATCGCGGCGAACCCCATCGATCGCGCGGGGGCGGGTTTTGCCAGCAATACCAACGAAGCCGTATTTCTCGATCGCGCGGGACGACAACAAACCATTCCCTCCTGCACGAAATTAGAATTAGCCCACCAGTTATTTGATTTTATTCAAACCGTCAAATAA
- a CDS encoding methyltransferase family protein: METVLRVGRILLSLLGLIAVLILLPAMGLGIAGEWQIAFLTFSYFCFFLGTLWRVVRHGKLVERRNDRQIQHLSGQIASVFALFGLLGVHWIALYEFSQNRSVGGVGEQWLGAAAIALILIAILLSQIAIRTIGKFFDRLSIKPDHRLVTHGIYRSIRHPIYTSYILLFVGWCTMLQSPVSFGLLFIVCVVWFGNRITIEEEMLIERFGEEYQSYCKNTKRLFPYLY; the protein is encoded by the coding sequence ATGGAAACCGTCTTGAGAGTTGGGCGAATCCTCCTATCCCTTCTGGGGTTAATTGCCGTTCTCATCCTTCTCCCCGCGATGGGATTGGGAATTGCAGGAGAGTGGCAAATTGCATTTCTCACATTCAGTTACTTCTGTTTTTTCCTGGGAACCCTCTGGCGAGTGGTTCGCCACGGCAAGTTAGTCGAACGCCGAAACGATCGACAAATTCAACACCTCTCCGGGCAAATCGCTTCTGTTTTTGCCCTTTTTGGTTTATTGGGCGTACATTGGATCGCCCTTTATGAATTTTCCCAAAATCGTTCGGTTGGGGGCGTTGGGGAACAATGGCTGGGCGCAGCCGCGATCGCGCTGATTCTCATCGCTATTCTCCTGTCGCAAATTGCGATCCGAACCATTGGCAAATTCTTCGATCGCCTCTCGATTAAACCCGATCATCGACTCGTTACCCACGGTATCTATCGCTCGATTCGCCACCCCATTTATACTAGCTATATTTTATTGTTTGTCGGCTGGTGTACGATGTTGCAAAGTCCTGTGAGTTTTGGGTTGCTCTTTATCGTCTGTGTTGTTTGGTTTGGCAACCGTATTACCATTGAAGAAGAAATGTTGATTGAAAGATTTGGCGAAGAATACCAATCCTATTGTAAAAATACTAAACGTTTATTCCCTTATCTTTACTAA